One Corythoichthys intestinalis isolate RoL2023-P3 chromosome 9, ASM3026506v1, whole genome shotgun sequence DNA window includes the following coding sequences:
- the arhgap9 gene encoding rho GTPase-activating protein 15 isoform X1, which translates to MLSGTWRRSVGHQQPAVPPAVNARGVTLCGVPSGTVVLEAQYDYNYRGADGRQVCIREGERFILLKKTNADWWQVRRIGAASKTKPLYVPATYVTEVPVAPMPSPQRLIISASLNSNIRILPRVALTPSPTEVGHHDQHQASKPIYRSMENLNSKSAFRGHLTVPRDSSASQSVSSNTRVVPMITRSQSQSNLTDNVVENPYDEVGGGFSSHVNYRLPKKSSSQWDMLGTSGKKNHLQVPTESYLSQLSWQDSPLYHQPQVVDRRPSQTEPPCPAPGQQPLQVLDLWEQYVDPSSLRSYYVNSITKERSWKPPRRARGSSGANKQVIPTQTKTLPRETSHLTLPLPATGNGTMHRLSPDFLFGSHQRKTDSSWRMKQSMQRAASSDTICTMALETTVPTCHGSAPLHDTKQNLSHSQSMILPENGKLVRQCRDCPCNVTNIVVEPPSPESSPDGDGNTPELEKAGLLNKTKIAEGGRKLRKNWSPSWVVLVGNSLVFFKDPKSQTPSSWKPGNSCPESSVDLRGAKLHWANELSSKKNVFKLRTVTGNEFLLQSETDSLIKEWYHTIQNVIDRLDRENPLDNVLLYSLRRAGSVEMLDHSGDEDDRRASLPRSASNLENTEKKRVKTRLKKLILKRPPLQALQEKGLIKDQVFGCRLEMLCEREKSTVPRFVRLCTETVEKRGLDTDGIYRVSGNLAVIQKLRYLVNHERAVTTDGRYMFPADLVQEEKLNLDESEWEDIHVITGALKLFFRELPEPLVPYGFFSDMVDTVKMTDYNDKVERLKSVVHSMPQPNHDTLQFICRHLKRVLEHSDTNRMTTQNIGIVFGPTLLRPECDNGNMAVNMVFQNQAVELILNEYDSIFARRSACS; encoded by the exons ATGCTGTCTGGGACGTGGCGACGCTCTGTGGGGCACCAGCAGCCTGCTGTGCCACCCGCGGTGAACGCTCggggtgtgacgttgtgtggcgTTCCAAGTGGCACGGTGGTTCTTGAAGCCCAATATGATTACAACTACCGTGGTGCTGATGGAAGGCAGGTTTGCATTCGGGAAGGCGAGCGCTTCATTCTCCTTAAGAAGACTAATGCTGACTGGTGGCAG GTGCGGAGGATAGGGGCCGCAAGTAAAACCAAGCCGCTGTACGTGCCTGCCACATATGTAACTGAGGTTCCTGTGGCACCCATGCCCTCGCCCCAGCGCCTCATCATCTCAGCCTCGCTCAACTCCAACATTCGCATCTTGCCTCGTGTGGCACTCACTCCGAGCCCCACAGAAGTTGGCCATCACGATCAGCACCAAG CGAGTAAACCCATCTACCGCTCCATGGAGAACCTTAACTCCAAGAGTGCCTTCAGAG GCCACCTCACGGTCCCAAGGGACTCCTCGGCCTCCCAGTCGGTGTCATCCAACACTAGGGTGGTCCCCATGATCACTCGCAGTCAGAGCCAGAGCAACCTGACGGACAACGTGGTGGAGAACCCTTACGATGAGGTGGGCGGAGGTTTTAGCAGCCATGTCAACTACAGGCTCCCGAAGAAGTCCAGCAGTCAGTGGGATATGCTGGGAACTTCTGGAAAGAAAAACCATTTACAA GTCCCAACAGAGTCCTATCTGTCCCAGTTATCCTGGCAAGATTCGCCCCTTTATCATCAACCACAGGTAGTAGACAGGCGTCCCTCGCAAACGGAGCCCCCTTGCCCTGCCCCGGGCCAGCAGCCACTGCAGGTCCTGGATTTGTGGGAGCAGTACGTGGACCCATCTTCCCTGAGAAGCTATTATGTCAACAGCATCACCAAGGAGAGATCCTGGAAGCCTCCTCGGAGAGCTCGCGGAAGTTCCGGCGCCAACAAGCAG GTCATTCCGACGCAAACCAAAACGTTACCGAGAGAAACAAGCCATCTGACGTTGCCACTTCCTGCAACGGGCAATGGGACTATGCACAGG CTCTCACCCGATTTCCTTTTTGGGAGCCACCAGAGGAAGACAGACAGCAGTTGGCGGATGAAACAG AGCATGCAGCGTGCTGCCTCCTCCGACACCATTTGCACGATGGCTCTCGAAACCACCGTCCCGACGTGTCACGGTTCGGCACCCCTGCATGACACCAAGCAAAACCTCTCACACTCACAGTCTATGATCCTGCCCGAGAACGGCAAG CTGGTCCGGCAGTGCCGAGACTGCCCATGCAATGTGACCAATATTGTCGTTGAACCGCCATCTCCTGAGAGCTCTCCAGACGGTGACGGCAACACTCCA GAGTTGGAGAAGGCTGGACTCTTGAACAAGACAAAAATTGCAGAAGGAGGTCGTAAACTCAG AAAAAACTGGAGTCCATCTTGGGTGGTGCTGGTTGGAAACAGCTTGGTTTTCTTCAAAGACCCCAAATCACAGACACCTTCCAGTTGG AAACCAGGAAACAGTTGCCCCGAGAGCAGTGTTGACCTAAGAGGAGCCAAACTACACTGGGCCAATGAGCTGTCCAGCAAAAAGAATGTCTTCAAG CTGAGGACAGTGACAGGAAACGAATTCCTCCTACAGTCAGAGACGGACTCTCTGATCAAGGAATGGTACCACACCATCCAGAATGTCATTGATAGGCTG GACCGTGAAAACCCACTAGACAACGTTTTGCTATATTCCTTGAGGAGGGCTGGGAGCGTGGAAATGTTGGACCACAGCGGCGATGAGGATGACAGGAGAGCGTCTC TCCCTCGCTCGGCATCCAACCTGGAGAACACTGAGAAGAAGAGGGTAAAAACCAGGCTGAAGAAGCTCATCTTGAAGAGGCCGCCGCTACAGGCCTTGCAGGAGAAGGGGCTCATTAAAG ATCAGGTGTTTGGCTGTCGTCTGGAGATGCTGTGTGAGCGGGAGAAGAGCACGGTGCCTCGCTTTGTCAGGCTTTGCACCGAGACGGTGGagaagagag GACTGGACACTGATGGCATCTACAGGGTTTCCGGAAACCTGGCTGTCATTCAGAAACTACGCTACCTGGTCAACCACG AGCGGGCGGTGACTACTGATGGCCGTTACATGTTCCCAGCAGATTTGGTGCAAG aggagaAGCTCAACTTAGATGAGAGCGAGTGGGAGGACATCCACGTTATCACGGGAGCTTTGAAACTGTTCTTCCGTGAGCTTCCTGAGCCGCTGGTGCCCTACGGCTTCTTCAGTGACATGGTGGACACTGTCA AAATGACTGACTACAATGACAAAGTGGAGCGTCTGAAGAGCGTCGTACACAGCATGCCTCAGCCCAACCATGACACGCTGCAGTTCATCTGCCGACATCTCAAACg
- the arhgap9 gene encoding rho GTPase-activating protein 15 isoform X3, with the protein MLSGTWRRSVGHQQPAVPPAVNARGVTLCGVPSGTVVLEAQYDYNYRGADGRQVCIREGERFILLKKTNADWWQVRRIGAASKTKPLYVPATYVTEVPVAPMPSPQRLIISASLNSNIRILPRVALTPSPTEVGHHDQHQASKPIYRSMENLNSKSAFRGHLTVPRDSSASQSVSSNTRVVPMITRSQSQSNLTDNVVENPYDEVGGGFSSHVNYRLPKKSSSQWDMLGTSGKKNHLQVPTESYLSQLSWQDSPLYHQPQVVDRRPSQTEPPCPAPGQQPLQVLDLWEQYVDPSSLRSYYVNSITKERSWKPPRRARGSSGANKQVIPTQTKTLPRETSHLTLPLPATGNGTMHRSMQRAASSDTICTMALETTVPTCHGSAPLHDTKQNLSHSQSMILPENGKLVRQCRDCPCNVTNIVVEPPSPESSPDGDGNTPELEKAGLLNKTKIAEGGRKLRKNWSPSWVVLVGNSLVFFKDPKSQTPSSWKPGNSCPESSVDLRGAKLHWANELSSKKNVFKLRTVTGNEFLLQSETDSLIKEWYHTIQNVIDRLDRENPLDNVLLYSLRRAGSVEMLDHSGDEDDRRASLPRSASNLENTEKKRVKTRLKKLILKRPPLQALQEKGLIKDQVFGCRLEMLCEREKSTVPRFVRLCTETVEKRGLDTDGIYRVSGNLAVIQKLRYLVNHEEKLNLDESEWEDIHVITGALKLFFRELPEPLVPYGFFSDMVDTVKMTDYNDKVERLKSVVHSMPQPNHDTLQFICRHLKRVLEHSDTNRMTTQNIGIVFGPTLLRPECDNGNMAVNMVFQNQAVELILNEYDSIFARRSACS; encoded by the exons ATGCTGTCTGGGACGTGGCGACGCTCTGTGGGGCACCAGCAGCCTGCTGTGCCACCCGCGGTGAACGCTCggggtgtgacgttgtgtggcgTTCCAAGTGGCACGGTGGTTCTTGAAGCCCAATATGATTACAACTACCGTGGTGCTGATGGAAGGCAGGTTTGCATTCGGGAAGGCGAGCGCTTCATTCTCCTTAAGAAGACTAATGCTGACTGGTGGCAG GTGCGGAGGATAGGGGCCGCAAGTAAAACCAAGCCGCTGTACGTGCCTGCCACATATGTAACTGAGGTTCCTGTGGCACCCATGCCCTCGCCCCAGCGCCTCATCATCTCAGCCTCGCTCAACTCCAACATTCGCATCTTGCCTCGTGTGGCACTCACTCCGAGCCCCACAGAAGTTGGCCATCACGATCAGCACCAAG CGAGTAAACCCATCTACCGCTCCATGGAGAACCTTAACTCCAAGAGTGCCTTCAGAG GCCACCTCACGGTCCCAAGGGACTCCTCGGCCTCCCAGTCGGTGTCATCCAACACTAGGGTGGTCCCCATGATCACTCGCAGTCAGAGCCAGAGCAACCTGACGGACAACGTGGTGGAGAACCCTTACGATGAGGTGGGCGGAGGTTTTAGCAGCCATGTCAACTACAGGCTCCCGAAGAAGTCCAGCAGTCAGTGGGATATGCTGGGAACTTCTGGAAAGAAAAACCATTTACAA GTCCCAACAGAGTCCTATCTGTCCCAGTTATCCTGGCAAGATTCGCCCCTTTATCATCAACCACAGGTAGTAGACAGGCGTCCCTCGCAAACGGAGCCCCCTTGCCCTGCCCCGGGCCAGCAGCCACTGCAGGTCCTGGATTTGTGGGAGCAGTACGTGGACCCATCTTCCCTGAGAAGCTATTATGTCAACAGCATCACCAAGGAGAGATCCTGGAAGCCTCCTCGGAGAGCTCGCGGAAGTTCCGGCGCCAACAAGCAG GTCATTCCGACGCAAACCAAAACGTTACCGAGAGAAACAAGCCATCTGACGTTGCCACTTCCTGCAACGGGCAATGGGACTATGCACAGG AGCATGCAGCGTGCTGCCTCCTCCGACACCATTTGCACGATGGCTCTCGAAACCACCGTCCCGACGTGTCACGGTTCGGCACCCCTGCATGACACCAAGCAAAACCTCTCACACTCACAGTCTATGATCCTGCCCGAGAACGGCAAG CTGGTCCGGCAGTGCCGAGACTGCCCATGCAATGTGACCAATATTGTCGTTGAACCGCCATCTCCTGAGAGCTCTCCAGACGGTGACGGCAACACTCCA GAGTTGGAGAAGGCTGGACTCTTGAACAAGACAAAAATTGCAGAAGGAGGTCGTAAACTCAG AAAAAACTGGAGTCCATCTTGGGTGGTGCTGGTTGGAAACAGCTTGGTTTTCTTCAAAGACCCCAAATCACAGACACCTTCCAGTTGG AAACCAGGAAACAGTTGCCCCGAGAGCAGTGTTGACCTAAGAGGAGCCAAACTACACTGGGCCAATGAGCTGTCCAGCAAAAAGAATGTCTTCAAG CTGAGGACAGTGACAGGAAACGAATTCCTCCTACAGTCAGAGACGGACTCTCTGATCAAGGAATGGTACCACACCATCCAGAATGTCATTGATAGGCTG GACCGTGAAAACCCACTAGACAACGTTTTGCTATATTCCTTGAGGAGGGCTGGGAGCGTGGAAATGTTGGACCACAGCGGCGATGAGGATGACAGGAGAGCGTCTC TCCCTCGCTCGGCATCCAACCTGGAGAACACTGAGAAGAAGAGGGTAAAAACCAGGCTGAAGAAGCTCATCTTGAAGAGGCCGCCGCTACAGGCCTTGCAGGAGAAGGGGCTCATTAAAG ATCAGGTGTTTGGCTGTCGTCTGGAGATGCTGTGTGAGCGGGAGAAGAGCACGGTGCCTCGCTTTGTCAGGCTTTGCACCGAGACGGTGGagaagagag GACTGGACACTGATGGCATCTACAGGGTTTCCGGAAACCTGGCTGTCATTCAGAAACTACGCTACCTGGTCAACCACG aggagaAGCTCAACTTAGATGAGAGCGAGTGGGAGGACATCCACGTTATCACGGGAGCTTTGAAACTGTTCTTCCGTGAGCTTCCTGAGCCGCTGGTGCCCTACGGCTTCTTCAGTGACATGGTGGACACTGTCA AAATGACTGACTACAATGACAAAGTGGAGCGTCTGAAGAGCGTCGTACACAGCATGCCTCAGCCCAACCATGACACGCTGCAGTTCATCTGCCGACATCTCAAACg
- the arhgap9 gene encoding rho GTPase-activating protein 15 isoform X2, giving the protein MLSGTWRRSVGHQQPAVPPAVNARGVTLCGVPSGTVVLEAQYDYNYRGADGRQVCIREGERFILLKKTNADWWQVRRIGAASKTKPLYVPATYVTEVPVAPMPSPQRLIISASLNSNIRILPRVALTPSPTEVGHHDQHQASKPIYRSMENLNSKSAFRGHLTVPRDSSASQSVSSNTRVVPMITRSQSQSNLTDNVVENPYDEVGGGFSSHVNYRLPKKSSSQWDMLGTSGKKNHLQVPTESYLSQLSWQDSPLYHQPQVVDRRPSQTEPPCPAPGQQPLQVLDLWEQYVDPSSLRSYYVNSITKERSWKPPRRARGSSGANKQVIPTQTKTLPRETSHLTLPLPATGNGTMHRSMQRAASSDTICTMALETTVPTCHGSAPLHDTKQNLSHSQSMILPENGKLVRQCRDCPCNVTNIVVEPPSPESSPDGDGNTPELEKAGLLNKTKIAEGGRKLRKNWSPSWVVLVGNSLVFFKDPKSQTPSSWKPGNSCPESSVDLRGAKLHWANELSSKKNVFKLRTVTGNEFLLQSETDSLIKEWYHTIQNVIDRLDRENPLDNVLLYSLRRAGSVEMLDHSGDEDDRRASLPRSASNLENTEKKRVKTRLKKLILKRPPLQALQEKGLIKDQVFGCRLEMLCEREKSTVPRFVRLCTETVEKRGLDTDGIYRVSGNLAVIQKLRYLVNHERAVTTDGRYMFPADLVQEEKLNLDESEWEDIHVITGALKLFFRELPEPLVPYGFFSDMVDTVKMTDYNDKVERLKSVVHSMPQPNHDTLQFICRHLKRVLEHSDTNRMTTQNIGIVFGPTLLRPECDNGNMAVNMVFQNQAVELILNEYDSIFARRSACS; this is encoded by the exons ATGCTGTCTGGGACGTGGCGACGCTCTGTGGGGCACCAGCAGCCTGCTGTGCCACCCGCGGTGAACGCTCggggtgtgacgttgtgtggcgTTCCAAGTGGCACGGTGGTTCTTGAAGCCCAATATGATTACAACTACCGTGGTGCTGATGGAAGGCAGGTTTGCATTCGGGAAGGCGAGCGCTTCATTCTCCTTAAGAAGACTAATGCTGACTGGTGGCAG GTGCGGAGGATAGGGGCCGCAAGTAAAACCAAGCCGCTGTACGTGCCTGCCACATATGTAACTGAGGTTCCTGTGGCACCCATGCCCTCGCCCCAGCGCCTCATCATCTCAGCCTCGCTCAACTCCAACATTCGCATCTTGCCTCGTGTGGCACTCACTCCGAGCCCCACAGAAGTTGGCCATCACGATCAGCACCAAG CGAGTAAACCCATCTACCGCTCCATGGAGAACCTTAACTCCAAGAGTGCCTTCAGAG GCCACCTCACGGTCCCAAGGGACTCCTCGGCCTCCCAGTCGGTGTCATCCAACACTAGGGTGGTCCCCATGATCACTCGCAGTCAGAGCCAGAGCAACCTGACGGACAACGTGGTGGAGAACCCTTACGATGAGGTGGGCGGAGGTTTTAGCAGCCATGTCAACTACAGGCTCCCGAAGAAGTCCAGCAGTCAGTGGGATATGCTGGGAACTTCTGGAAAGAAAAACCATTTACAA GTCCCAACAGAGTCCTATCTGTCCCAGTTATCCTGGCAAGATTCGCCCCTTTATCATCAACCACAGGTAGTAGACAGGCGTCCCTCGCAAACGGAGCCCCCTTGCCCTGCCCCGGGCCAGCAGCCACTGCAGGTCCTGGATTTGTGGGAGCAGTACGTGGACCCATCTTCCCTGAGAAGCTATTATGTCAACAGCATCACCAAGGAGAGATCCTGGAAGCCTCCTCGGAGAGCTCGCGGAAGTTCCGGCGCCAACAAGCAG GTCATTCCGACGCAAACCAAAACGTTACCGAGAGAAACAAGCCATCTGACGTTGCCACTTCCTGCAACGGGCAATGGGACTATGCACAGG AGCATGCAGCGTGCTGCCTCCTCCGACACCATTTGCACGATGGCTCTCGAAACCACCGTCCCGACGTGTCACGGTTCGGCACCCCTGCATGACACCAAGCAAAACCTCTCACACTCACAGTCTATGATCCTGCCCGAGAACGGCAAG CTGGTCCGGCAGTGCCGAGACTGCCCATGCAATGTGACCAATATTGTCGTTGAACCGCCATCTCCTGAGAGCTCTCCAGACGGTGACGGCAACACTCCA GAGTTGGAGAAGGCTGGACTCTTGAACAAGACAAAAATTGCAGAAGGAGGTCGTAAACTCAG AAAAAACTGGAGTCCATCTTGGGTGGTGCTGGTTGGAAACAGCTTGGTTTTCTTCAAAGACCCCAAATCACAGACACCTTCCAGTTGG AAACCAGGAAACAGTTGCCCCGAGAGCAGTGTTGACCTAAGAGGAGCCAAACTACACTGGGCCAATGAGCTGTCCAGCAAAAAGAATGTCTTCAAG CTGAGGACAGTGACAGGAAACGAATTCCTCCTACAGTCAGAGACGGACTCTCTGATCAAGGAATGGTACCACACCATCCAGAATGTCATTGATAGGCTG GACCGTGAAAACCCACTAGACAACGTTTTGCTATATTCCTTGAGGAGGGCTGGGAGCGTGGAAATGTTGGACCACAGCGGCGATGAGGATGACAGGAGAGCGTCTC TCCCTCGCTCGGCATCCAACCTGGAGAACACTGAGAAGAAGAGGGTAAAAACCAGGCTGAAGAAGCTCATCTTGAAGAGGCCGCCGCTACAGGCCTTGCAGGAGAAGGGGCTCATTAAAG ATCAGGTGTTTGGCTGTCGTCTGGAGATGCTGTGTGAGCGGGAGAAGAGCACGGTGCCTCGCTTTGTCAGGCTTTGCACCGAGACGGTGGagaagagag GACTGGACACTGATGGCATCTACAGGGTTTCCGGAAACCTGGCTGTCATTCAGAAACTACGCTACCTGGTCAACCACG AGCGGGCGGTGACTACTGATGGCCGTTACATGTTCCCAGCAGATTTGGTGCAAG aggagaAGCTCAACTTAGATGAGAGCGAGTGGGAGGACATCCACGTTATCACGGGAGCTTTGAAACTGTTCTTCCGTGAGCTTCCTGAGCCGCTGGTGCCCTACGGCTTCTTCAGTGACATGGTGGACACTGTCA AAATGACTGACTACAATGACAAAGTGGAGCGTCTGAAGAGCGTCGTACACAGCATGCCTCAGCCCAACCATGACACGCTGCAGTTCATCTGCCGACATCTCAAACg